The Longimicrobiaceae bacterium genome window below encodes:
- a CDS encoding M23 family metallopeptidase: LAVVLLAAPALAAAPAAAQLPLGAQLLSPVAVFGGPADPADPGLLIPVEGVEPDELRDTFHADRSGGREHAAIDIHAPRGTPVVAAADGTILRLHSGARGGIAVYQLGADGRTRYYYAHLDRYAEGLELGDRVRRGEVIGYVGDTGNAAPGDFHLHFSVVVLEDARRWWEGAALNPYPLLRASARRAFGIAPRSPAARSGLP; encoded by the coding sequence CCCTGGCGGTCGTGCTCCTCGCGGCGCCGGCGCTCGCCGCCGCACCCGCCGCCGCACAGCTCCCCCTGGGCGCGCAGCTCCTCTCCCCCGTGGCCGTCTTCGGGGGCCCCGCCGACCCCGCGGACCCCGGCCTCCTGATCCCGGTGGAAGGGGTGGAGCCGGACGAGCTGCGCGACACCTTCCACGCCGACCGCTCCGGCGGGCGCGAGCACGCGGCCATCGACATCCACGCCCCGCGGGGCACGCCGGTGGTCGCCGCGGCGGACGGGACGATCCTCCGGCTCCACTCCGGGGCGCGCGGCGGGATCGCCGTCTACCAGCTGGGGGCGGACGGCCGCACCCGGTATTACTACGCCCACCTGGACCGCTACGCGGAGGGGCTGGAGCTGGGGGACCGGGTGCGCCGCGGCGAGGTGATCGGCTACGTGGGCGACACCGGGAACGCCGCGCCCGGCGACTTCCACCTCCACTTCTCCGTCGTGGTGCTGGAGGACGCGCGCCGCTGGTGGGAGGGCGCCGCGCTCAACCCGTACCCGCTCCTGCGAGCCTCGGCGCGCCGCGCCTTCGGCATCGCTCCCCGCTCCCCCGCTGCACGCTCCGGGCTCCCATGA